A section of the Labrus mixtus chromosome 15, fLabMix1.1, whole genome shotgun sequence genome encodes:
- the zgc:195245 gene encoding protein FAM107B isoform X2 gives MEGSASKKKTGFGHLRKETSVGHGLLYRQSTADFSGDEVTHPRKLNGSSVDPPSYHNLHRELLLSHKRGLLLEEKPELKRVLEQRRLDLHKEEEMARQRPSDLETELRKRQQKLQEYEQEEIRRRESLQKIPEFVRVKDNLRRTQTSEQ, from the exons ATGGAGGGgtctgcttcaaaaaaa AAAACAGGATTTGGACATCTCCGAAAAG AGACCAGTGTTGGCCATGGGTTGCTTTACCGTCAGTCCACAGCAGACTTCAGCGGTGATGAGGTCACTCACCCCAGGAAACTCAACGGTTCGTCTGTGGATCCACCAAGCTACCATAACCTGCACCGGGAGCTGCTGCTCAGCCATAAACG GGGCCTACTCCTGGAGGAGAAACCGGAGCTGAAGCGAGTGTTGGAGCAGCGCAGACTGGACCTGcacaaagaggaagagatggCCCGACAGAGGCCTTCAGATCTGGAGACAGAGCTTCGCAAGAGGCAGCAGAAATTACAAGAG TATGAGCAGGAAGAGATCAGGCGGCGGGAGAGCCTGCAAAAGATCCCAGAGTTTGTCCGCGTGAAGGACAACTTGAGGAGAACACAGACGTCCGAGCAGTGA
- the zgc:195245 gene encoding protein FAM107B isoform X1: MEGSASKKKTGFGHLRKETSVGHGLLYRQSTADFSGDEVTHPRKLNGSSVDPPSYHNLHRELLLSHKRRGLLLEEKPELKRVLEQRRLDLHKEEEMARQRPSDLETELRKRQQKLQEYEQEEIRRRESLQKIPEFVRVKDNLRRTQTSEQ; this comes from the exons ATGGAGGGgtctgcttcaaaaaaa AAAACAGGATTTGGACATCTCCGAAAAG AGACCAGTGTTGGCCATGGGTTGCTTTACCGTCAGTCCACAGCAGACTTCAGCGGTGATGAGGTCACTCACCCCAGGAAACTCAACGGTTCGTCTGTGGATCCACCAAGCTACCATAACCTGCACCGGGAGCTGCTGCTCAGCCATAAACG CAGGGGCCTACTCCTGGAGGAGAAACCGGAGCTGAAGCGAGTGTTGGAGCAGCGCAGACTGGACCTGcacaaagaggaagagatggCCCGACAGAGGCCTTCAGATCTGGAGACAGAGCTTCGCAAGAGGCAGCAGAAATTACAAGAG TATGAGCAGGAAGAGATCAGGCGGCGGGAGAGCCTGCAAAAGATCCCAGAGTTTGTCCGCGTGAAGGACAACTTGAGGAGAACACAGACGTCCGAGCAGTGA
- the inavaa gene encoding innate immunity activator protein isoform X4 has protein sequence MTAIESKEEISDTDSGIILHSGPDSPISPVKDLTTNTRALKLKHQSLEERLELCLLELRKLCIREAELTGKLPSDYPLMPDEKPPRVRRRIGASFKLDEGLIRLNNQDSELQALETDLALQRQIYEAVRKLSVEEKLSKPQKKSRLQQCKREERKVKDLQEAVFQHRIKSECNSPCIPISRSQNRDLSMSDDSSLSDVVALDDDVDSPTPPSHSESCTSLSDTPHLSAKTLQSSQQSSSQLSVEHEPSPIQNSPWKESSLDQPYQKVNKPQSASSSRSSSPAGTQVSAESCRIPLSQFVRNSALRQNNSTSAPSTPELQIRRQYTQSFRLPKSKPPGDKECLSTENNRGRARLPQRRCIATFMVRSPEYSPLQPYQSSSEDSSSEHSSSSHISSPGRDRPTEIPKLCPPPYGFHFGAQKKGLSSFSSSQKNNNQSQFSPGNVRATAEDGPLSPQDLDMGKVFLSSPPVAHSPLSRQWQEGASSPRRILKPPPPYTRLVRTPSLKEYPNHAIRLMPREIVSEELKSWHQRNQLQKLWPSCMDQLSVTSPTSPHLPPFKQGSGNMILQRAADGTPVQWFIAEDAEIVSQV, from the exons ATGACGGCCATTGAGAGTAAAGAGGAGATCAGTGACACTGACAGTGGGATCATCTTACATTCTG GTCCTGACAGTCCCATATCCCCGGTAAAAGACCTGACCACCAACACCAGAGCCCTGAAGCTCAAGCATCAGTCTCTGGAGGAGCGTCTGGAGCTCTGCCTGCTGGAGCTCAGGAAGCTCTGCATCAGGGAGGCC GAGTTAACGGGTAAACTACCCTCAGACTATCCTCTGATGCCCGATGAGAAGCCACCACGGGTCAGAAGGAGGATTGGAGCTTCATTCAAGCTGGATGAAGGTCTGATCCGTTTGAATAATCAG GATTCAGAGTTGCAAGCGCTGGAAACTGACTTGGCTCTTCAGCGGCAGATTTATGAGGCAGTCCGCAAACTGTCTGTGGAGGAGAAACTCAgcaaaccacagaagaagagccGGCTGCAGCAGTGcaagagggaagagaggaaagTGAAAGACCTGCAGGAGGCCGTGTTCCAGCACAGGATCAAGAGCGAGTGCAACTCACCCTGCATCCCCATCTCAAGAAGCCAAAACAGAG ATCTGAGCATGTCTGATGACAGTTCCCTGTCTGATGTTGTGGCCCTGGATGACG ACGTGGACTCGCCCACTCCTCCCTCTCATTCAGAGTCCTGCACTTCCTTGTCAGACACCCCGCATCTGTCAGCCAAGACCCTTCAATCATCccagcagtcatcaagccagCTCAGTGTGGAGCATGAGCCCTCCCCCATCCAGAACTCTCCATGGAAAGAGTCCAGTCTGGATCAGCCCTACCAGAAGGTCAATAAACCTCAATCTGCTAGCAGCAGCAGGTCCAG CAGTCCAGCAGGGACCCaagtgtctgcagagagctgtAGGATTCCTCTCTCTCAGTTCGTCAGGAACTCTGCCCTGCGTCAAAACAACTCCACCAGTGCCCCCTCCACCCCAGAGCTGCAGATACGCAGACAGTACACCCAGTCCTTCAG ACTTCCTAAAAGTAAGCCACCAGGTGATAAGGAGTGCCTCAGCACAGAGAACAATCGCGGGCGAGCTAGGCTGCCCCAGCGGCGCTGCATAGCCACCTTCATGGTGCGTTCTCCAGAGTACTCTCCTCTGCAGCCCTACCAGTCCAGCTCCGAGGACAGCAGCTCCGagcactcttcctcctcccacaTCAGCTCTCCTGGCAGGGACAGACCCACTGAGATCCCAAAGCTCTGCCCTCCACCTTATGGGTTCCACTTTGGAGCACAAAAGAAAGGGCTTTCCAGCTTCTCCAGCTCACAGAAGAATAACAACCAGTCTCAGTTCAGCCCGGGTAACGTCAGAGCCACGGCAGAGGATGGCCCACTCTCCCCTCAAGACCTGGACATGGGGAAGGTCTTTCTGTCCTCACCCCCTGTGGCACATAGCCCGCTTTCAAGACAGTGGCAAGAGGGAGCATCGTCCCCAAGGAGAATCCTTAAGCCACCGCCACCTTACACTAGACTGGTGCGAACGCCCTCGCTGAAGGAGTACCCGAACCACGCCATCAGGCTGATGCCCAGGGAGATCGTGTCGGAGGAGCTGAAGTCCTGGCATCAGAGGAATCAGTTGCAGAAGTTATGGCCCAGCTGCATGGATCAGCTGAGTGTCACGAGCCCCACCTCACCTCATCTTCCTCCATTTAAACAG
- the inavaa gene encoding innate immunity activator protein isoform X2 produces the protein MTAIESKEEISDTDSGIILHSGPDSPISPVKDLTTNTRALKLKHQSLEERLELCLLELRKLCIREAELTGKLPSDYPLMPDEKPPRVRRRIGASFKLDEGLIRLNNQDSELQALETDLALQRQIYEAVRKLSVEEKLSKPQKKSRLQQCKREERKVKDLQEAVFQHRIKSECNSPCIPISRSQNRDLSMSDDSSLSDVVALDDDVDSPTPPSHSESCTSLSDTPHLSAKTLQSSQQSSSQLSVEHEPSPIQNSPWKESSLDQPYQKVNKPQSASSSRSSSPAGTQVSAESCRIPLSQFVRNSALRQNNSTSAPSTPELQIRRQYTQSFRYTEKSDLFVHSCKKRIKTTFGIIVNFHICLLRLPKSKPPGDKECLSTENNRGRARLPQRRCIATFMVRSPEYSPLQPYQSSSEDSSSEHSSSSHISSPGRDRPTEIPKLCPPPYGFHFGAQKKGLSSFSSSQKNNNQSQFSPGNVRATAEDGPLSPQDLDMGKVFLSSPPVAHSPLSRQWQEGASSPRRILKPPPPYTRLVRTPSLKEYPNHAIRLMPREIVSEELKSWHQRNQLQKLWPSCMDQLSVTSPTSPHLPPFKQGSGNMILQRAADGTPVQWFIAEDAEIVSQV, from the exons ATGACGGCCATTGAGAGTAAAGAGGAGATCAGTGACACTGACAGTGGGATCATCTTACATTCTG GTCCTGACAGTCCCATATCCCCGGTAAAAGACCTGACCACCAACACCAGAGCCCTGAAGCTCAAGCATCAGTCTCTGGAGGAGCGTCTGGAGCTCTGCCTGCTGGAGCTCAGGAAGCTCTGCATCAGGGAGGCC GAGTTAACGGGTAAACTACCCTCAGACTATCCTCTGATGCCCGATGAGAAGCCACCACGGGTCAGAAGGAGGATTGGAGCTTCATTCAAGCTGGATGAAGGTCTGATCCGTTTGAATAATCAG GATTCAGAGTTGCAAGCGCTGGAAACTGACTTGGCTCTTCAGCGGCAGATTTATGAGGCAGTCCGCAAACTGTCTGTGGAGGAGAAACTCAgcaaaccacagaagaagagccGGCTGCAGCAGTGcaagagggaagagaggaaagTGAAAGACCTGCAGGAGGCCGTGTTCCAGCACAGGATCAAGAGCGAGTGCAACTCACCCTGCATCCCCATCTCAAGAAGCCAAAACAGAG ATCTGAGCATGTCTGATGACAGTTCCCTGTCTGATGTTGTGGCCCTGGATGACG ACGTGGACTCGCCCACTCCTCCCTCTCATTCAGAGTCCTGCACTTCCTTGTCAGACACCCCGCATCTGTCAGCCAAGACCCTTCAATCATCccagcagtcatcaagccagCTCAGTGTGGAGCATGAGCCCTCCCCCATCCAGAACTCTCCATGGAAAGAGTCCAGTCTGGATCAGCCCTACCAGAAGGTCAATAAACCTCAATCTGCTAGCAGCAGCAGGTCCAG CAGTCCAGCAGGGACCCaagtgtctgcagagagctgtAGGATTCCTCTCTCTCAGTTCGTCAGGAACTCTGCCCTGCGTCAAAACAACTCCACCAGTGCCCCCTCCACCCCAGAGCTGCAGATACGCAGACAGTACACCCAGTCCTTCAGGTACACAGAAAAGTCCGATTTGTTTGTACACTCGTgcaaaaagagaataaaaaccaCATTTGGTATAATTGTTAATTTTCACATTTGTCTTCTCAGACTTCCTAAAAGTAAGCCACCAGGTGATAAGGAGTGCCTCAGCACAGAGAACAATCGCGGGCGAGCTAGGCTGCCCCAGCGGCGCTGCATAGCCACCTTCATGGTGCGTTCTCCAGAGTACTCTCCTCTGCAGCCCTACCAGTCCAGCTCCGAGGACAGCAGCTCCGagcactcttcctcctcccacaTCAGCTCTCCTGGCAGGGACAGACCCACTGAGATCCCAAAGCTCTGCCCTCCACCTTATGGGTTCCACTTTGGAGCACAAAAGAAAGGGCTTTCCAGCTTCTCCAGCTCACAGAAGAATAACAACCAGTCTCAGTTCAGCCCGGGTAACGTCAGAGCCACGGCAGAGGATGGCCCACTCTCCCCTCAAGACCTGGACATGGGGAAGGTCTTTCTGTCCTCACCCCCTGTGGCACATAGCCCGCTTTCAAGACAGTGGCAAGAGGGAGCATCGTCCCCAAGGAGAATCCTTAAGCCACCGCCACCTTACACTAGACTGGTGCGAACGCCCTCGCTGAAGGAGTACCCGAACCACGCCATCAGGCTGATGCCCAGGGAGATCGTGTCGGAGGAGCTGAAGTCCTGGCATCAGAGGAATCAGTTGCAGAAGTTATGGCCCAGCTGCATGGATCAGCTGAGTGTCACGAGCCCCACCTCACCTCATCTTCCTCCATTTAAACAG
- the inavaa gene encoding innate immunity activator protein isoform X3 yields the protein MTAIESKEEISDTDSGIILHSGPDSPISPVKDLTTNTRALKLKHQSLEERLELCLLELRKLCIREAELTGKLPSDYPLMPDEKPPRVRRRIGASFKLDEGLIRLNNQDSELQALETDLALQRQIYEAVRKLSVEEKLSKPQKKSRLQQCKREERKVKDLQEAVFQHRIKSECNSPCIPISRSQNRADLSMSDDSSLSDVVALDDDVDSPTPPSHSESCTSLSDTPHLSAKTLQSSQQSSSQLSVEHEPSPIQNSPWKESSLDQPYQKVNKPQSASSSRSSSPAGTQVSAESCRIPLSQFVRNSALRQNNSTSAPSTPELQIRRQYTQSFRLPKSKPPGDKECLSTENNRGRARLPQRRCIATFMVRSPEYSPLQPYQSSSEDSSSEHSSSSHISSPGRDRPTEIPKLCPPPYGFHFGAQKKGLSSFSSSQKNNNQSQFSPGNVRATAEDGPLSPQDLDMGKVFLSSPPVAHSPLSRQWQEGASSPRRILKPPPPYTRLVRTPSLKEYPNHAIRLMPREIVSEELKSWHQRNQLQKLWPSCMDQLSVTSPTSPHLPPFKQGSGNMILQRAADGTPVQWFIAEDAEIVSQV from the exons ATGACGGCCATTGAGAGTAAAGAGGAGATCAGTGACACTGACAGTGGGATCATCTTACATTCTG GTCCTGACAGTCCCATATCCCCGGTAAAAGACCTGACCACCAACACCAGAGCCCTGAAGCTCAAGCATCAGTCTCTGGAGGAGCGTCTGGAGCTCTGCCTGCTGGAGCTCAGGAAGCTCTGCATCAGGGAGGCC GAGTTAACGGGTAAACTACCCTCAGACTATCCTCTGATGCCCGATGAGAAGCCACCACGGGTCAGAAGGAGGATTGGAGCTTCATTCAAGCTGGATGAAGGTCTGATCCGTTTGAATAATCAG GATTCAGAGTTGCAAGCGCTGGAAACTGACTTGGCTCTTCAGCGGCAGATTTATGAGGCAGTCCGCAAACTGTCTGTGGAGGAGAAACTCAgcaaaccacagaagaagagccGGCTGCAGCAGTGcaagagggaagagaggaaagTGAAAGACCTGCAGGAGGCCGTGTTCCAGCACAGGATCAAGAGCGAGTGCAACTCACCCTGCATCCCCATCTCAAGAAGCCAAAACAGAG CAGATCTGAGCATGTCTGATGACAGTTCCCTGTCTGATGTTGTGGCCCTGGATGACG ACGTGGACTCGCCCACTCCTCCCTCTCATTCAGAGTCCTGCACTTCCTTGTCAGACACCCCGCATCTGTCAGCCAAGACCCTTCAATCATCccagcagtcatcaagccagCTCAGTGTGGAGCATGAGCCCTCCCCCATCCAGAACTCTCCATGGAAAGAGTCCAGTCTGGATCAGCCCTACCAGAAGGTCAATAAACCTCAATCTGCTAGCAGCAGCAGGTCCAG CAGTCCAGCAGGGACCCaagtgtctgcagagagctgtAGGATTCCTCTCTCTCAGTTCGTCAGGAACTCTGCCCTGCGTCAAAACAACTCCACCAGTGCCCCCTCCACCCCAGAGCTGCAGATACGCAGACAGTACACCCAGTCCTTCAG ACTTCCTAAAAGTAAGCCACCAGGTGATAAGGAGTGCCTCAGCACAGAGAACAATCGCGGGCGAGCTAGGCTGCCCCAGCGGCGCTGCATAGCCACCTTCATGGTGCGTTCTCCAGAGTACTCTCCTCTGCAGCCCTACCAGTCCAGCTCCGAGGACAGCAGCTCCGagcactcttcctcctcccacaTCAGCTCTCCTGGCAGGGACAGACCCACTGAGATCCCAAAGCTCTGCCCTCCACCTTATGGGTTCCACTTTGGAGCACAAAAGAAAGGGCTTTCCAGCTTCTCCAGCTCACAGAAGAATAACAACCAGTCTCAGTTCAGCCCGGGTAACGTCAGAGCCACGGCAGAGGATGGCCCACTCTCCCCTCAAGACCTGGACATGGGGAAGGTCTTTCTGTCCTCACCCCCTGTGGCACATAGCCCGCTTTCAAGACAGTGGCAAGAGGGAGCATCGTCCCCAAGGAGAATCCTTAAGCCACCGCCACCTTACACTAGACTGGTGCGAACGCCCTCGCTGAAGGAGTACCCGAACCACGCCATCAGGCTGATGCCCAGGGAGATCGTGTCGGAGGAGCTGAAGTCCTGGCATCAGAGGAATCAGTTGCAGAAGTTATGGCCCAGCTGCATGGATCAGCTGAGTGTCACGAGCCCCACCTCACCTCATCTTCCTCCATTTAAACAG
- the inavaa gene encoding innate immunity activator protein isoform X1 yields MTAIESKEEISDTDSGIILHSGPDSPISPVKDLTTNTRALKLKHQSLEERLELCLLELRKLCIREAELTGKLPSDYPLMPDEKPPRVRRRIGASFKLDEGLIRLNNQDSELQALETDLALQRQIYEAVRKLSVEEKLSKPQKKSRLQQCKREERKVKDLQEAVFQHRIKSECNSPCIPISRSQNRADLSMSDDSSLSDVVALDDDVDSPTPPSHSESCTSLSDTPHLSAKTLQSSQQSSSQLSVEHEPSPIQNSPWKESSLDQPYQKVNKPQSASSSRSSSPAGTQVSAESCRIPLSQFVRNSALRQNNSTSAPSTPELQIRRQYTQSFRYTEKSDLFVHSCKKRIKTTFGIIVNFHICLLRLPKSKPPGDKECLSTENNRGRARLPQRRCIATFMVRSPEYSPLQPYQSSSEDSSSEHSSSSHISSPGRDRPTEIPKLCPPPYGFHFGAQKKGLSSFSSSQKNNNQSQFSPGNVRATAEDGPLSPQDLDMGKVFLSSPPVAHSPLSRQWQEGASSPRRILKPPPPYTRLVRTPSLKEYPNHAIRLMPREIVSEELKSWHQRNQLQKLWPSCMDQLSVTSPTSPHLPPFKQGSGNMILQRAADGTPVQWFIAEDAEIVSQV; encoded by the exons ATGACGGCCATTGAGAGTAAAGAGGAGATCAGTGACACTGACAGTGGGATCATCTTACATTCTG GTCCTGACAGTCCCATATCCCCGGTAAAAGACCTGACCACCAACACCAGAGCCCTGAAGCTCAAGCATCAGTCTCTGGAGGAGCGTCTGGAGCTCTGCCTGCTGGAGCTCAGGAAGCTCTGCATCAGGGAGGCC GAGTTAACGGGTAAACTACCCTCAGACTATCCTCTGATGCCCGATGAGAAGCCACCACGGGTCAGAAGGAGGATTGGAGCTTCATTCAAGCTGGATGAAGGTCTGATCCGTTTGAATAATCAG GATTCAGAGTTGCAAGCGCTGGAAACTGACTTGGCTCTTCAGCGGCAGATTTATGAGGCAGTCCGCAAACTGTCTGTGGAGGAGAAACTCAgcaaaccacagaagaagagccGGCTGCAGCAGTGcaagagggaagagaggaaagTGAAAGACCTGCAGGAGGCCGTGTTCCAGCACAGGATCAAGAGCGAGTGCAACTCACCCTGCATCCCCATCTCAAGAAGCCAAAACAGAG CAGATCTGAGCATGTCTGATGACAGTTCCCTGTCTGATGTTGTGGCCCTGGATGACG ACGTGGACTCGCCCACTCCTCCCTCTCATTCAGAGTCCTGCACTTCCTTGTCAGACACCCCGCATCTGTCAGCCAAGACCCTTCAATCATCccagcagtcatcaagccagCTCAGTGTGGAGCATGAGCCCTCCCCCATCCAGAACTCTCCATGGAAAGAGTCCAGTCTGGATCAGCCCTACCAGAAGGTCAATAAACCTCAATCTGCTAGCAGCAGCAGGTCCAG CAGTCCAGCAGGGACCCaagtgtctgcagagagctgtAGGATTCCTCTCTCTCAGTTCGTCAGGAACTCTGCCCTGCGTCAAAACAACTCCACCAGTGCCCCCTCCACCCCAGAGCTGCAGATACGCAGACAGTACACCCAGTCCTTCAGGTACACAGAAAAGTCCGATTTGTTTGTACACTCGTgcaaaaagagaataaaaaccaCATTTGGTATAATTGTTAATTTTCACATTTGTCTTCTCAGACTTCCTAAAAGTAAGCCACCAGGTGATAAGGAGTGCCTCAGCACAGAGAACAATCGCGGGCGAGCTAGGCTGCCCCAGCGGCGCTGCATAGCCACCTTCATGGTGCGTTCTCCAGAGTACTCTCCTCTGCAGCCCTACCAGTCCAGCTCCGAGGACAGCAGCTCCGagcactcttcctcctcccacaTCAGCTCTCCTGGCAGGGACAGACCCACTGAGATCCCAAAGCTCTGCCCTCCACCTTATGGGTTCCACTTTGGAGCACAAAAGAAAGGGCTTTCCAGCTTCTCCAGCTCACAGAAGAATAACAACCAGTCTCAGTTCAGCCCGGGTAACGTCAGAGCCACGGCAGAGGATGGCCCACTCTCCCCTCAAGACCTGGACATGGGGAAGGTCTTTCTGTCCTCACCCCCTGTGGCACATAGCCCGCTTTCAAGACAGTGGCAAGAGGGAGCATCGTCCCCAAGGAGAATCCTTAAGCCACCGCCACCTTACACTAGACTGGTGCGAACGCCCTCGCTGAAGGAGTACCCGAACCACGCCATCAGGCTGATGCCCAGGGAGATCGTGTCGGAGGAGCTGAAGTCCTGGCATCAGAGGAATCAGTTGCAGAAGTTATGGCCCAGCTGCATGGATCAGCTGAGTGTCACGAGCCCCACCTCACCTCATCTTCCTCCATTTAAACAG